One part of the Lachnospiraceae bacterium JLR.KK002 genome encodes these proteins:
- a CDS encoding LytTR family DNA-binding domain-containing protein, with translation MTETIKIAVCDDEKNIRSYLVSLIKKQGRECNITEYDSADAYLSDGKEHDILFLDIEMGGSGSGLDGMGLARHIRGIKTPKQPIIIFVTGYEKYVYDAFDVGAFQYLVKPVDEQKFAEVFGRAAGQIVSEAEQRKKKLVIQYGGEGKVIPLNDIYYMESRNHNIVLYLKDGNIEYYAKIGDLEEELAGQFYRIHRGYLINLFHVEGYDRTEVRMANGDKLLLSRYKYDGFVQAYMDYISEDSL, from the coding sequence GTGACGGAAACGATAAAAATTGCAGTGTGTGACGATGAAAAAAACATAAGGTCTTACCTTGTTTCGCTTATCAAAAAGCAGGGAAGGGAATGTAATATCACGGAATATGATTCTGCTGATGCGTATCTTTCGGACGGTAAGGAGCATGACATTCTATTTCTGGATATAGAGATGGGCGGCTCAGGCTCAGGCTTGGACGGCATGGGGCTGGCGAGGCATATCCGGGGTATAAAGACGCCCAAACAGCCCATCATTATTTTTGTAACAGGGTATGAAAAATATGTGTATGACGCATTTGACGTAGGCGCGTTCCAGTATCTGGTAAAGCCCGTGGACGAACAGAAATTTGCGGAGGTGTTCGGACGGGCGGCGGGGCAGATTGTATCGGAGGCGGAGCAGCGGAAGAAAAAACTCGTGATCCAGTATGGCGGCGAGGGAAAAGTGATTCCGCTGAATGACATTTATTACATGGAAAGCCGGAACCACAATATTGTCCTGTACCTGAAAGATGGGAATATAGAATACTATGCGAAGATCGGGGATTTGGAGGAGGAACTGGCGGGGCAGTTTTACCGCATCCACCGGGGATACCTGATCAACCTTTTCCATGTGGAGGGGTATGACAGGACGGAGGTAAGGATGGCGAACGGGGATAAGCTGCTGCTTTCAAGGTACAAATATGACGGTTTTGTGCAGGCATACATGGATTACATTTCGGAGGACAGCCTATGA
- a CDS encoding GHKL domain-containing protein: MSQSEFETINSILDIWRTVIQAIVFLVLWAAAFREKKIKRDGIAAVLFILANIGIGFLPCASWVRYGVLASAIMGYAGICYKKQIGKAFFIILAFCNFHCLGYLMANSIYQKIVNAMLKSLDVMQDNYLQEMYRCMAVGMFCLVISYAILLAAMTLILCRLIKGVDNMAWQDVLLLSVLNFVGSMIVGVVNGLMAVKIDTEFFLLFDEKPDLLWKIPMIAVFIFAGEAALIYFWQRYRVLLSERQKAFVEEQQVKAMKKRLEEAENFYGSIRKVRHEMKNHMANIQGLAGVGQYGEIEDYVRRMDETMQELEYKYVTSNPVTDVIINDKCRRAEKAGIRFDADFRYGGEIPVFDLGIILNNLLDNAIEACEKLEQGEGFIRLMLKRKKQFLLLEVENSFDGAVPIRKGSLFPATTKQNVLPDIVTEHGIGLENVRDVAGRYFGGVNIKVKRDVFHVTVMLQQENLDKIV, from the coding sequence ATGAGCCAGTCAGAATTTGAAACAATAAACAGCATATTGGATATATGGAGAACCGTCATACAAGCCATTGTGTTCCTTGTTTTATGGGCGGCGGCTTTTAGAGAGAAAAAAATAAAAAGGGATGGCATTGCGGCAGTGCTGTTTATCCTTGCCAATATAGGGATCGGATTTCTTCCATGCGCTTCATGGGTTCGGTACGGTGTTTTAGCTTCCGCAATCATGGGCTATGCCGGGATATGTTACAAAAAGCAGATTGGGAAAGCGTTTTTTATCATACTGGCATTCTGTAATTTCCATTGTCTGGGCTATCTGATGGCAAACAGTATTTATCAGAAAATAGTAAATGCAATGCTGAAAAGCCTGGATGTGATGCAGGATAACTATCTACAGGAAATGTACCGCTGCATGGCGGTTGGAATGTTTTGCCTGGTAATTTCTTATGCAATATTATTGGCGGCAATGACACTTATCCTTTGCAGGCTTATCAAAGGCGTGGATAATATGGCATGGCAGGATGTCCTTCTGCTTTCTGTATTGAATTTTGTAGGGAGCATGATTGTAGGAGTGGTAAACGGGCTGATGGCTGTAAAAATAGATACGGAATTTTTTTTACTGTTTGACGAAAAGCCAGACCTGCTCTGGAAGATTCCCATGATAGCGGTTTTCATATTTGCAGGGGAAGCGGCGCTTATTTATTTCTGGCAGAGATACCGGGTTCTGCTTTCTGAAAGACAAAAAGCTTTTGTGGAAGAACAGCAGGTCAAAGCCATGAAGAAGCGTTTGGAGGAAGCGGAGAATTTTTATGGCAGCATCCGCAAGGTGCGCCATGAGATGAAGAACCACATGGCGAATATCCAAGGGCTGGCAGGAGTCGGGCAGTATGGGGAAATAGAGGACTATGTACGGCGGATGGACGAGACCATGCAGGAACTGGAATATAAGTATGTGACAAGTAATCCGGTTACGGATGTCATTATCAATGATAAATGCCGCAGGGCGGAGAAGGCGGGAATCCGGTTTGATGCAGATTTCCGGTATGGAGGGGAAATCCCGGTATTTGATTTAGGGATTATCTTAAACAACCTTTTGGATAATGCCATAGAAGCCTGTGAAAAGCTGGAGCAGGGGGAAGGCTTCATACGTCTTATGCTGAAACGGAAGAAACAATTTTTATTGTTGGAAGTCGAGAATAGCTTTGACGGGGCTGTTCCAATAAGAAAAGGCAGCTTGTTCCCGGCTACAACAAAACAGAATGTCCTGCCGGATATCGTCACGGAACATGGGATTGGCCTTGAAAACGTGCGTGATGTGGCCGGGAGATATTTTGGCGGGGTAAACATAAAAGTGAAGCGGGATGTGTTCCATGTGACGGTTATGTTGCAGCAGGAAAATCTGGATAAAATTGTGTGA
- a CDS encoding prepilin peptidase dependent protein A: MNNVSLSNKVIYWNPRDFAVSQNFNKVIRENEKISNDYYWKSNKSEGADCFGRTLDLTTLINKPDGYLQGRLSDVDDADYYQFNIAEYRILGTVSDKRNLDITVTLDHIPEGCDYDLVLYDGDGNQVGIGRDNGNGGKSVTVPNWNLENREYTVKVLAKDGSPVNAEEYYHLSFQTKQAANDNVLRQQAKEMQEYAYALRKKLHDGGDATEEKLALQQIREKYGAYYTQQMDELHNKQAAEYLAEGEVFDESRKEELLSRMAAGGELTEQEKGLVRVFASAHEIDGAMASAKLRTDISEKIFQQMEQSGVSPIPSFEVSIGIDGKAEVKGIEDAAVKEKVEDILNGFSGELMDTYISINASMQGMTKQEQYILKAAMGIEAFLQKAMGGNVALSDIMVENGRIKGLDAPLDRLLNDPGQNQTYLDYRADILAIKDYEKMNGNSLLGGFSARYAVDGETIRIIGI, translated from the coding sequence ATGAATAACGTATCATTATCGAACAAAGTAATATATTGGAATCCCAGGGATTTTGCCGTGAGCCAGAATTTCAACAAGGTTATCCGGGAGAATGAAAAGATTTCCAATGATTATTACTGGAAAAGCAATAAGTCTGAGGGTGCGGACTGTTTCGGGAGGACGCTTGACCTGACCACGCTTATCAACAAGCCGGACGGATATTTGCAGGGGCGGCTGTCGGATGTGGACGATGCCGACTATTATCAGTTCAATATAGCGGAATACAGGATTTTAGGAACCGTGTCCGACAAGCGAAACCTTGACATAACAGTGACTCTTGACCATATCCCGGAGGGCTGTGATTATGACCTTGTTCTGTATGACGGTGACGGGAACCAGGTGGGGATTGGCAGGGATAATGGAAATGGCGGCAAGAGTGTGACCGTGCCGAACTGGAATCTGGAAAACCGGGAATATACGGTGAAGGTACTGGCAAAGGATGGCTCTCCGGTAAATGCAGAGGAATATTACCACCTTTCATTCCAAACGAAGCAGGCCGCAAATGATAACGTACTGAGGCAGCAGGCAAAGGAAATGCAGGAATATGCCTATGCACTGCGTAAAAAACTGCATGACGGCGGCGATGCCACGGAAGAAAAGCTGGCGCTCCAGCAGATCAGGGAGAAGTACGGGGCATATTATACACAGCAGATGGATGAGCTGCATAACAAACAGGCAGCAGAATATCTGGCAGAAGGGGAAGTTTTTGACGAGAGCAGGAAAGAGGAACTTCTTTCCAGAATGGCGGCGGGTGGGGAACTGACGGAGCAGGAGAAAGGGCTTGTCAGAGTTTTTGCATCCGCGCATGAGATTGACGGTGCAATGGCTTCCGCAAAACTGCGGACAGATATAAGTGAAAAAATCTTTCAGCAGATGGAGCAGTCCGGCGTTTCCCCCATACCTTCTTTTGAGGTCAGCATTGGCATAGACGGAAAGGCGGAAGTAAAGGGGATTGAAGATGCGGCTGTGAAGGAAAAAGTGGAGGACATCCTGAACGGTTTTTCCGGGGAACTGATGGATACTTATATTTCCATAAATGCCAGTATGCAAGGGATGACTAAGCAGGAGCAGTACATATTGAAAGCTGCAATGGGGATTGAGGCATTTTTGCAGAAAGCAATGGGCGGTAATGTGGCACTGTCAGATATCATGGTGGAGAACGGCAGGATAAAAGGGCTGGATGCGCCCCTTGACAGACTGCTTAATGATCCGGGGCAGAACCAGACATACCTTGATTACAGGGCAGACATACTTGCGATTAAGGATTATGAAAAGATGAATGGAAACAGTCTGCTGGGAGGATTCAGTGCAAGATATGCTGTTGACGGGGAAACAATCCGTATAATCGGTATATAA
- a CDS encoding DUF6033 family protein, whose protein sequence is MSMEIKGNLPDYGVRKQNYSNYTANYVDTAKKPDNKAAAEVKTNTSANSKDKVQAYYEKLCKKFPQINFNTNGGVLPSNSSRVTVNLSYDCLKKMANDPEFAKEIEWNLSGEVAANSMVYGWAQRDGVVLGGRTVTYDASGNRQSSCGGMRTANTGNGNNNTDKIQKKYKEEEERLLKARKKREEKEKIAKKQAEKKAEEEKTAERRAERKEQMEKLTEGTYKVSATGTDVKSVTQNIVEAVSGTSSPTGGSFDIKA, encoded by the coding sequence ATGTCAATGGAGATTAAGGGGAATCTTCCTGACTATGGAGTCAGGAAGCAGAATTACAGCAACTATACGGCAAATTATGTTGATACCGCGAAAAAGCCGGATAACAAGGCGGCAGCAGAGGTAAAGACAAACACATCAGCAAACAGCAAAGACAAGGTGCAGGCATATTATGAAAAGCTATGCAAGAAATTTCCGCAGATAAATTTCAATACAAATGGCGGCGTATTACCGAGTAACAGTAGCAGAGTTACGGTAAATCTTTCGTATGACTGTTTGAAGAAAATGGCAAATGATCCTGAATTTGCAAAAGAAATCGAATGGAATCTGTCGGGAGAAGTTGCTGCAAACTCAATGGTTTATGGGTGGGCGCAGAGAGATGGTGTCGTGCTTGGCGGAAGAACTGTTACATATGATGCCAGTGGCAACAGGCAGTCATCCTGTGGTGGCATGAGGACAGCAAATACAGGAAACGGAAATAATAATACTGATAAAATACAGAAGAAGTATAAGGAAGAGGAAGAACGCCTGTTAAAAGCCAGAAAGAAACGTGAAGAAAAGGAAAAAATAGCTAAAAAGCAAGCAGAGAAAAAGGCAGAGGAAGAAAAGACGGCGGAACGTCGGGCAGAAAGAAAAGAACAGATGGAAAAACTGACAGAAGGGACATACAAGGTATCTGCCACTGGCACGGATGTGAAAAGTGTTACACAGAATATTGTTGAGGCGGTGTCAGGCACATCGTCACCGACAGGTGGAAGTTTTGACATAAAGGCATAA
- a CDS encoding DUF6033 family protein — protein MAISGVTDYTNAYAGYTNSANGKRQAAEGAGTAKETAVRKTAKDELSYLTEKYECMKSKDYSVNINSSLLAKAASDEKTSEWLEYNLSLIPKVVDNIKSAAASRGAKMISCDITMNGYDSMTTEVVTQVEVDPGTEKAGEELEEKIKERKEEKKAQEEKAAKRRDEKKAEEKAAEKRAEGKELTEMFTVSAAGSDVKSVTQNLIATISGTSEPKGAGFDIKV, from the coding sequence ATGGCAATTTCAGGAGTAACAGATTACACAAACGCTTATGCAGGTTACACAAATTCTGCAAATGGCAAAAGGCAGGCGGCAGAGGGAGCGGGTACAGCAAAGGAAACAGCGGTCAGAAAGACGGCAAAGGATGAATTGTCCTATCTTACTGAAAAGTACGAATGTATGAAAAGCAAAGATTATTCAGTAAATATAAACAGTTCTCTTTTAGCGAAAGCTGCAAGTGATGAAAAAACATCTGAATGGCTGGAATATAATTTATCTTTGATTCCGAAAGTAGTTGATAATATAAAGTCAGCGGCGGCATCGCGTGGCGCAAAAATGATAAGCTGTGATATTACCATGAATGGATATGACAGTATGACTACAGAAGTTGTTACTCAGGTAGAAGTTGATCCGGGAACAGAAAAAGCAGGGGAAGAACTGGAAGAAAAGATTAAGGAGAGAAAGGAAGAAAAGAAGGCGCAGGAGGAAAAAGCGGCTAAAAGACGGGATGAGAAAAAGGCAGAAGAAAAGGCTGCGGAAAAACGGGCAGAGGGGAAAGAACTGACGGAAATGTTTACAGTATCTGCTGCTGGCAGTGATGTAAAAAGTGTTACACAGAACCTCATAGCAACGATTTCTGGCACATCGGAACCCAAAGGGGCGGGTTTTGACATAAAGGTATAA
- a CDS encoding C-GCAxxG-C-C family protein, producing MKECIKNRVHELYWNDDVNCARTAIICLSELFETAIEQQIIWSAVGLHGAGGYRAQCGLVEGTLMFIGIYLHKMGKTEDEIVSACYNFASDFEKTFCSLRCFELRPMGFSENDPPHMCENLTCRGIEFAHQYILEITQRGI from the coding sequence ATGAAAGAATGTATAAAGAACCGGGTACATGAATTGTACTGGAATGATGATGTAAATTGTGCCAGGACAGCAATCATATGTTTGAGTGAATTATTTGAAACTGCCATTGAACAGCAAATTATCTGGTCTGCGGTTGGATTGCATGGTGCCGGAGGTTATAGGGCACAGTGCGGCTTAGTTGAAGGCACACTTATGTTTATAGGCATTTATCTTCATAAGATGGGGAAAACAGAAGATGAAATTGTATCTGCCTGCTATAACTTTGCGTCTGATTTTGAAAAAACATTTTGTTCATTAAGATGTTTTGAACTACGCCCTATGGGATTTTCAGAAAATGATCCGCCACATATGTGTGAAAATTTGACTTGTAGAGGGATTGAATTTGCGCACCAATATATTTTGGAGATTACACAAAGGGGCATATGA
- a CDS encoding DUF6033 family protein: MAMEIKGNLPDYGVRKQNYSNLEQVNTDKEVRTKAVKKETEKKSTYGSRREYSEYLNHKYACLTPTKDSSVTINSSLLSKAASNPKTAEWLENTLSQMPDCINKICENSAKNGARLVSLEISIDSEDCITTKCVGVFEADPGTEESKKMAEEARARNKERKEEWEKLLEKNKEKKAGQEKLEEKKDGRQYDITVMGTDMGKVTENLISKIGRGNSSISTVPTVTGFDLKV, translated from the coding sequence ATGGCAATGGAGATTAAGGGGAATCTTCCTGACTATGGAGTCAGGAAGCAGAATTACAGCAATTTGGAACAGGTTAATACAGATAAAGAAGTGCGGACAAAAGCAGTAAAGAAGGAAACGGAAAAGAAAAGCACATACGGGAGCAGACGGGAATATTCAGAATATCTGAATCATAAATATGCCTGCCTGACACCAACAAAGGACAGTTCCGTGACAATCAATTCCAGCCTGCTTTCAAAGGCGGCATCTAATCCCAAAACGGCTGAATGGCTGGAGAATACGCTTTCCCAAATGCCGGACTGTATCAATAAGATATGTGAAAATTCTGCTAAAAATGGGGCGAGGCTGGTCAGTCTGGAAATCAGCATAGACAGCGAGGACTGTATTACGACAAAGTGCGTAGGTGTTTTTGAAGCTGACCCCGGTACAGAGGAGTCCAAGAAAATGGCAGAGGAGGCGAGAGCCAGAAATAAAGAGCGTAAAGAGGAATGGGAAAAGCTGCTTGAAAAGAATAAGGAAAAGAAGGCTGGGCAGGAGAAGCTGGAAGAAAAGAAAGATGGCAGGCAGTATGATATTACTGTAATGGGAACGGATATGGGAAAAGTTACAGAGAACTTGATAAGTAAAATTGGCAGGGGTAATAGTTCCATATCCACAGTACCGACAGTGACAGGCTTTGATTTAAAAGTGTAA
- the dmpI gene encoding 4-oxalocrotonate tautomerase DmpI — MPYISVESGALSDGQKEELIKRLTEVSSEIMKVPQEFFVTTIKEVPDKNFGIGGKTIDKVKAEYIQTHK, encoded by the coding sequence ATGCCTTATATTTCAGTCGAAAGTGGAGCTTTATCAGATGGTCAAAAGGAGGAACTGATAAAACGGTTGACGGAAGTGTCTTCCGAAATTATGAAAGTGCCGCAAGAATTTTTTGTTACAACAATTAAGGAAGTGCCGGACAAAAATTTTGGCATTGGAGGCAAAACGATTGATAAAGTAAAAGCAGAGTATATACAGACACATAAATGA
- a CDS encoding YbhB/YbcL family Raf kinase inhibitor-like protein: protein MNHTVLEFECVGMDNGGKFPIEYTGRGQDISPEFVIKNLSSDAKTLAITLEDISHPIKNFTHWLIWNIPAADRIKGDIPTGRIVPALGNACQGIGYGIHRYAGPKPPKGRKHTYRFTVYSLDCEMNISANSMKRNFLKKAEKHIIQKGSIVGDFE from the coding sequence ATGAATCATACAGTTTTAGAATTTGAATGTGTCGGCATGGATAATGGAGGGAAATTTCCAATCGAATATACCGGGCGGGGGCAGGACATATCGCCGGAATTTGTCATTAAAAATTTATCGTCAGATGCAAAGACGCTTGCTATTACATTAGAGGATATATCCCACCCGATTAAAAACTTTACGCACTGGCTTATTTGGAATATTCCTGCCGCTGACAGGATAAAGGGGGATATTCCGACAGGCAGGATTGTGCCAGCGTTAGGGAATGCCTGTCAGGGCATAGGATACGGTATTCATCGGTATGCAGGCCCGAAGCCGCCGAAAGGGAGAAAGCATACTTACCGCTTTACAGTTTATTCCTTAGACTGTGAAATGAACATAAGCGCCAATTCCATGAAAAGAAATTTTCTGAAGAAGGCAGAAAAGCATATCATTCAAAAAGGCAGTATTGTTGGTGACTTTGAATAA
- a CDS encoding nucleic acid-binding protein, translating into MRKCIRCGNSMIEGCGIKVKGGAYGIVLTDNENKWWGGRIGEPKVVICPNCGEVSIYLENMEKLKNNEK; encoded by the coding sequence ATGCGTAAATGTATTCGCTGTGGCAACTCAATGATTGAGGGCTGTGGGATAAAAGTAAAAGGTGGAGCATACGGGATTGTTTTGACAGATAATGAGAATAAGTGGTGGGGCGGGCGTATAGGTGAACCCAAAGTTGTAATCTGCCCTAATTGCGGTGAAGTTTCTATTTATCTGGAAAATATGGAAAAGTTAAAAAATAATGAGAAATAA
- the istA gene encoding IS21 family transposase: MYKKTKPRSVMELLNKNLSEREVAAMLGCSRNTVSEIKELCRQQGMTWDDIQDMTDDGLYDILYPKKFKRTTNYVPVDYAYVHSELRKTGVTMKLLWEEYRDKCVSEGREYCAYPTFTVNYYKYTGEKNYTSHIQHRPGVEVEVDWSGPTMSYVDVDTGEIITAYLFVATLPYSQYGYVEATTDMKEKAWLECHVHMFEFFEGTPVKIVCDNLKTGVVSHPKKGEIILNDAYLALGEYYVTAIMPTGVKKPRQKASVEGSAGKIATAVIAKLRNEIFTSPGSLNSAIRKAVKEYNDRPFQKRDGSRSTVFNTQEKAYLRALPSVPYEVCEWSYGHKVGRNSHISFNKGQYSVPSRYIGCKVDVKYNSRLVFVYYNRSEIARHEILPRGIVNGVRTDESHLPFPLKKNRQAEDLIDAAREIGPNTFELIRRMYDEAKVKEQPTQTVAAILAIADTFTPDILEAACKKSLKQYHIPFYKTVYKAAENLNNQKELEKFKETNKTTGIVRGADYYG, from the coding sequence ATGTACAAAAAGACGAAACCCAGAAGCGTAATGGAGCTTCTAAACAAAAATCTAAGCGAAAGGGAGGTGGCGGCAATGCTTGGATGCTCAAGAAACACAGTCTCTGAAATTAAAGAACTCTGCAGACAGCAGGGCATGACCTGGGATGACATTCAGGATATGACAGATGACGGGTTGTACGATATTTTATATCCTAAGAAATTCAAGCGGACAACAAACTATGTGCCTGTCGATTATGCATACGTACATTCAGAACTCAGGAAAACTGGAGTGACTATGAAACTGCTGTGGGAAGAGTATCGGGACAAATGCGTGAGCGAGGGCAGGGAATACTGTGCGTATCCTACATTTACTGTTAATTATTACAAATACACTGGCGAGAAGAATTATACCAGCCATATACAGCACAGGCCGGGAGTCGAAGTAGAGGTGGATTGGTCTGGTCCTACAATGTCATATGTGGACGTGGATACCGGAGAAATCATAACCGCATATCTGTTTGTCGCCACACTGCCATACAGCCAGTATGGGTATGTGGAAGCCACTACGGATATGAAAGAAAAGGCGTGGCTTGAATGCCATGTGCATATGTTTGAATTCTTCGAAGGCACTCCTGTGAAGATTGTCTGCGACAACTTGAAAACTGGTGTTGTGTCCCATCCTAAGAAGGGCGAGATCATCCTCAATGATGCATATCTGGCATTGGGGGAGTATTACGTGACCGCCATCATGCCTACAGGCGTTAAAAAGCCCAGGCAGAAAGCCAGCGTAGAAGGTTCCGCAGGCAAGATTGCGACGGCTGTTATAGCAAAGCTTAGGAATGAGATATTTACATCACCTGGATCGCTAAACTCAGCTATTCGCAAGGCTGTAAAGGAGTACAATGACAGACCGTTCCAGAAAAGGGATGGAAGCAGGAGCACTGTTTTCAATACGCAGGAAAAGGCTTATCTGAGAGCCCTGCCGTCAGTCCCTTACGAGGTGTGTGAATGGTCTTACGGACATAAGGTGGGCAGGAACTCCCATATAAGCTTTAACAAGGGTCAATACTCTGTTCCCAGCAGATATATTGGCTGTAAGGTTGATGTCAAATACAACTCCCGCCTTGTCTTTGTCTATTATAACAGAAGCGAAATTGCAAGACATGAAATTCTTCCCAGGGGCATAGTAAACGGTGTCAGGACAGATGAATCCCATCTTCCGTTTCCGCTTAAGAAGAATAGGCAGGCTGAAGACCTGATTGACGCAGCCAGAGAAATCGGGCCGAATACTTTTGAGTTGATCCGAAGGATGTATGACGAGGCAAAAGTAAAGGAGCAGCCCACGCAGACGGTCGCAGCCATTCTCGCAATTGCTGACACCTTTACGCCGGACATCTTAGAAGCCGCTTGTAAAAAAAGCTTAAAGCAGTATCATATACCTTTTTACAAAACGGTATACAAGGCTGCTGAGAATCTAAATAATCAAAAAGAGCTTGAAAAATTCAAAGAAACAAATAAAACAACCGGCATCGTAAGAGGTGCCGATTACTACGGATAG
- a CDS encoding ATP-binding protein encodes MKFELKKNLTKHEPGDLARLVENQESDIALADLSFDARLEQLLEELICERENKLINRLIKAASFKYPMAGIESLDFDARQVKKNTIINLAAMGFVTTATNLIITGPAGAGKTYLSCALGIEACKKTYRVFYIRMPDLMRNFEDRRDDLKELTRYRKRLGNYNILIIDEWLNYKLNERDAKMLYELFEQRSGNNSTIFVGQFPVAEWHDRLGGGTQADSIMDRIVHNAYEIPSSETNLRKIYDSKKLANLKAEIEK; translated from the coding sequence ATGAAATTTGAGTTAAAGAAAAACCTTACAAAACACGAGCCGGGTGATTTGGCCAGACTGGTGGAAAACCAGGAAAGCGATATCGCATTGGCAGATTTGAGCTTTGATGCAAGATTGGAACAACTGCTTGAGGAATTGATCTGTGAAAGAGAAAACAAGCTTATTAACAGGCTGATAAAGGCCGCCTCATTCAAGTATCCAATGGCAGGCATTGAGTCTCTGGATTTTGACGCAAGACAAGTCAAGAAGAACACGATAATCAATCTTGCCGCAATGGGATTTGTGACTACGGCAACAAACCTTATAATCACAGGTCCGGCCGGTGCTGGCAAAACCTATCTTTCATGTGCGTTGGGAATTGAGGCATGCAAAAAAACTTACAGGGTTTTCTACATCCGAATGCCTGATTTAATGCGCAATTTTGAGGACAGGAGGGATGACCTTAAAGAGTTGACCCGGTACAGGAAGAGATTGGGTAACTACAACATCCTCATAATCGACGAGTGGCTTAACTACAAGCTTAACGAGAGGGATGCAAAGATGCTCTATGAATTGTTTGAGCAGAGAAGCGGAAACAATTCTACTATCTTTGTCGGACAATTTCCTGTGGCAGAATGGCATGACAGGCTGGGAGGCGGAACACAGGCTGATTCCATAATGGACAGGATTGTTCATAACGCATATGAGATTCCGAGCAGCGAAACGAATCTCAGGAAGATATACGATTCCAAAAAGCTTGCTAATCTTAAGGCCGAGATTGAGAAATAG
- a CDS encoding AbrB/MazE/SpoVT family DNA-binding domain-containing protein — MLAELRQKAQITIPKEIIVKLGLSEGDKLDVFEKDGSICLMPVAVYPKKYLNELKEEISGVKAKLASGEQPVFDSVDALFDKLEAD, encoded by the coding sequence ATGCTTGCGGAACTCCGCCAGAAGGCACAGATCACAATCCCAAAGGAAATCATTGTAAAACTCGGCCTGTCAGAAGGCGACAAACTGGATGTCTTTGAAAAGGACGGCTCCATCTGCCTCATGCCGGTTGCCGTCTATCCGAAAAAATACCTGAATGAGCTGAAAGAGGAAATCAGCGGTGTAAAAGCGAAACTGGCCTCCGGGGAACAGCCCGTCTTTGACAGCGTGGACGCCCTGTTTGATAAATTGGAGGCAGACTGA
- a CDS encoding type II toxin-antitoxin system mRNA interferase toxin, RelE/StbE family has protein sequence MAYEFTFTPRFQKHFKGLTAQEKKQLKNKLELLAQNPTHPSLRTKRIQGTTDLFECSVNMDIRIIWYYEGDKMIILVDVGHHDILKQF, from the coding sequence ATGGCATACGAATTTACCTTCACGCCACGGTTCCAGAAGCATTTCAAGGGGCTCACCGCCCAAGAAAAGAAACAGCTAAAAAACAAACTGGAACTCCTGGCGCAGAACCCCACCCACCCGTCGCTGCGCACCAAACGGATCCAGGGCACCACGGACCTTTTCGAGTGCAGCGTCAACATGGACATCCGCATTATCTGGTACTATGAGGGCGACAAAATGATTATCCTGGTGGACGTGGGCCATCATGACATTTTAAAACAGTTCTGA